One Telluria mixta DNA window includes the following coding sequences:
- a CDS encoding glycosyltransferase, with amino-acid sequence MINIHLYPSPFLNESRILREACSLSRLALFDRIDLVGVGHDAVPAIEDLQGNIRIVRIGQRSGSGLVGKLRRTGSWSRAVYQRYRDEKVGCVNCHSIATLPLGVLLKCATGARLVYDAHELETETNGLGGLRKFLTRLAERALIRHADHCIFVGQAIEQWYVRKYALRNVTVLYNCPPRRSVNPADYFRKAYSIDAGTPIFLYQGFIGEGRGIRNLVEAFAGLGGRAALVVMGYGPLADWVAAEAAQHPGIHYHPAVAPERLLDYTAAADFGLSVIEATSLSYEYCMPNKLFEYVMARKPVLVSPTREQSEFVRRHEIGEVTRDASPAAIREGVLRLLARDQGALQDALLRTADEYCWEGQEAKLETVYLNALGMRSRTYNHGHEGEAQHDLCH; translated from the coding sequence TTGATCAATATTCACCTGTATCCGTCGCCATTCCTGAACGAGAGCCGGATCCTGCGCGAGGCCTGTTCGCTGTCCCGGTTGGCGCTGTTCGACCGCATCGACCTGGTCGGCGTGGGGCACGACGCCGTGCCGGCGATCGAGGATCTGCAGGGCAATATCCGGATCGTACGCATCGGACAGCGCAGCGGCAGCGGCCTGGTCGGCAAGCTGAGACGCACCGGCAGCTGGAGCCGGGCCGTCTACCAGCGCTACCGCGACGAAAAAGTCGGGTGCGTCAACTGCCACAGTATCGCCACCCTCCCGCTCGGTGTCCTGCTGAAGTGCGCCACCGGCGCCAGGCTGGTGTATGACGCCCACGAACTGGAGACAGAGACCAATGGCCTCGGCGGCCTGCGCAAGTTCCTCACCCGGTTGGCCGAACGCGCCCTGATCCGGCACGCCGACCATTGCATCTTCGTCGGGCAAGCGATCGAGCAATGGTATGTGCGCAAGTACGCATTGCGTAACGTGACGGTGCTCTACAACTGCCCGCCGCGCCGCAGCGTGAACCCGGCCGATTATTTCCGCAAGGCGTATTCGATCGATGCTGGCACGCCCATCTTCCTCTACCAGGGCTTTATCGGCGAGGGCCGCGGGATACGCAACCTGGTCGAAGCGTTTGCCGGCCTGGGCGGGCGCGCGGCGTTGGTCGTGATGGGTTACGGCCCGCTGGCGGACTGGGTTGCGGCAGAAGCTGCGCAGCACCCGGGCATCCATTACCACCCGGCGGTCGCGCCGGAACGCCTGCTCGATTACACCGCGGCGGCCGATTTCGGGCTGTCGGTCATCGAGGCCACTTCGCTCAGTTACGAGTACTGCATGCCCAACAAGCTGTTCGAGTACGTGATGGCGCGCAAGCCGGTACTGGTGTCGCCGACGCGCGAACAGAGCGAGTTCGTGCGCAGGCACGAGATCGGCGAAGTCACGCGCGATGCCTCGCCGGCAGCAATCCGCGAAGGCGTGCTGCGCTTGCTGGCGCGCGACCAGGGCGCCCTGCAGGATGCGCTGTTGCGGACCGCCGACGAATATTGCTGGGAAGGGCAGGAGGCCAAACTCGAGACCGTCTATCTGAATGCGCTCGGCATGCGTTCGCGCACGTACAACCACGGTCATGAAGGGGAGGCGCAGCATGATCTCTGTCATTGA
- a CDS encoding glutamine amidotransferase-related protein gives MATADYGGEFVAVLQHDNVYGVQFHPEKSHRFGMALLHNFAEL, from the coding sequence GTGGCCACCGCCGACTACGGCGGCGAGTTCGTGGCGGTGCTCCAGCACGACAATGTGTACGGAGTGCAGTTTCATCCTGAGAAGAGCCATCGCTTCGGCATGGCCCTGCTGCACAACTTCGCGGAGCTGTGA
- a CDS encoding AglZ/HisF2 family acetamidino modification protein, protein MLHPRVIPCLLMRSGGLVKTVKFKNARYVGDPINAVRIFNEKEVDELVFLDIGSAGTRAVPDFDLLADIASEAFMPFSYGGGITSIGHVKRLYALGVEKVVINTAAADQPNLVSEAAALAGSSGVVVSMDVRRSWLGSYTVCVAGGTRDLKREPAAYARDMEELGAGEILLNAIDRDGTREGYDLELVRRVSEAVSIPVVVAGGAGDLRHFREATEAGASALAAGSMFVFHGKHDAVLITYPEYEELDRIFK, encoded by the coding sequence ATGTTGCACCCACGCGTGATTCCCTGCCTGCTGATGCGCAGCGGCGGCCTCGTGAAGACGGTCAAATTCAAGAATGCCCGCTACGTCGGCGACCCGATCAATGCTGTGCGGATCTTCAACGAGAAGGAGGTCGACGAACTGGTGTTCCTCGACATCGGCAGCGCCGGCACGCGCGCCGTGCCCGACTTCGACCTGTTGGCCGACATCGCCAGCGAGGCCTTCATGCCGTTTTCGTACGGCGGCGGCATCACCAGCATCGGGCATGTGAAACGCCTCTATGCGCTCGGGGTCGAGAAAGTCGTGATCAACACCGCGGCGGCCGACCAGCCGAACCTGGTGTCGGAAGCGGCCGCGCTGGCGGGCAGCTCCGGGGTCGTGGTGTCGATGGACGTACGCCGCAGCTGGCTGGGCAGCTATACGGTTTGCGTGGCCGGGGGCACGCGTGACCTGAAGCGCGAGCCGGCCGCGTATGCGCGCGACATGGAGGAACTCGGCGCCGGCGAAATCCTCCTCAACGCGATCGACCGTGACGGCACGAGGGAAGGCTACGACCTCGAGCTGGTACGGCGGGTCAGCGAGGCGGTGTCGATTCCGGTGGTGGTCGCCGGTGGCGCGGGAGACTTGCGGCACTTCCGCGAAGCCACCGAAGCCGGTGCGTCCGCACTGGCCGCCGGCAGCATGTTCGTTTTTCACGGCAAGCACGACGCCGTGTTGATCACGTATCCCGAGTACGAAGAACTGGACAGGATATTCAAATGA
- a CDS encoding N-acetyl sugar amidotransferase — translation MTSITENCNYSAVPDQTHQACTRCIMNTMADRGISFDDMGLCCHCQRYDRLVSARRLQGEQGREALQALVDRIKAAGRGHEYDCIVGVSGGVDSTYVAWLVKQHGLRPLAVHFDNGWNSELATRNIELVLRNLGIDLHTHVVDWEEFRDLQLAFLKASTPDGEIPTDHAIGALLWKQAASRGIKYIISGMNFATESISVPEWSYGHSDWRFIKDIHRRFGSVKLKTYPHFSLFFLFYANILRGTRIVSILNYVDYDKEEAMTLLRNQLGWKDYGGKHHESIYTRFYQGYVLPRKFGVDKRYGHLSDLINAGQISRAQALAEMQRPPYAEELQQQDLAYVSKKLRLSTEQFAEIMSAPVKSFRDYRNLYGFVQFLRNTVNALRKRHLYPR, via the coding sequence ATGACGTCGATTACGGAAAACTGCAACTATTCGGCCGTGCCGGACCAGACCCACCAGGCCTGCACCCGCTGCATCATGAACACGATGGCCGACCGCGGCATCAGCTTCGACGACATGGGCCTGTGCTGTCACTGCCAGCGCTACGACAGGCTGGTGAGCGCTCGCCGGCTGCAGGGCGAGCAGGGACGCGAAGCGCTGCAGGCGCTGGTCGACCGCATCAAGGCAGCTGGCCGCGGGCACGAGTACGACTGTATCGTCGGCGTCAGCGGCGGCGTGGACAGTACCTACGTGGCCTGGCTCGTCAAGCAGCACGGCCTGCGCCCGCTGGCGGTACACTTCGACAATGGCTGGAACTCCGAACTGGCGACCAGGAACATCGAGCTTGTGCTGCGCAATCTCGGCATTGACCTGCATACCCATGTCGTCGACTGGGAAGAGTTCCGCGACCTGCAGCTCGCCTTCCTCAAGGCCTCGACCCCGGATGGGGAGATCCCGACCGACCATGCGATCGGCGCCTTGCTGTGGAAACAGGCGGCATCGCGGGGCATCAAATACATCATATCGGGGATGAATTTCGCCACCGAATCGATCAGCGTGCCGGAATGGTCATACGGGCATTCCGACTGGCGCTTCATCAAGGACATCCATCGCCGCTTCGGCAGCGTGAAGTTGAAGACCTACCCGCACTTCAGTCTGTTCTTCCTCTTTTACGCAAACATCCTGCGCGGCACGCGCATCGTGTCCATCCTGAATTACGTCGATTACGACAAGGAAGAGGCCATGACACTGCTGCGCAACCAGCTTGGCTGGAAGGACTACGGAGGCAAGCACCACGAATCGATCTACACGCGTTTCTACCAGGGCTATGTCCTGCCGCGCAAATTCGGCGTCGATAAACGGTATGGCCACCTGTCGGACCTGATCAACGCTGGACAGATCAGCCGGGCGCAGGCGCTTGCGGAGATGCAGCGACCGCCATACGCGGAAGAGCTGCAGCAGCAAGACCTGGCCTATGTATCGAAGAAGCTGCGCCTGTCGACGGAGCAGTTTGCGGAAATCATGAGTGCGCCGGTCAAGTCGTTCAGGGACTACCGCAACCTGTACGGATTCGTTCAGTTCCTGCGCAATACGGTCAACGCGCTGCGCAAGCGCCATCTGTATCCGCGATAA
- a CDS encoding tyrosinase family protein, whose protein sequence is MRHDLVGRRQFMQRSAMLLGTSTIFPKVFGQTTLMVRPEWQAFKTTPRYDSFLRAVKLMKANTQATDPNSWAYWTNIHLNRCPHSIPYFFAWHRGYIYYFERRLRAVCGDPQLVLPYWDYYTNPTLPAEFTNLYGGNPLYESRVNNNVRQALSMAPFSSSLTNFPTNSPNAFEPSFESAPHNLVHNIIGGVMSDMLSPTDPIFWLHHANVDRFWVAWVLAGNGRKMPALSSGYWSGSHIYTSTLTMPRSYTYSTRTTLGYRYQNESFPTGLPLARSALSTPDLVQAAPNEPARMQPPLGSFKISPTRETSEQTFSISGALDVHLDERSIGVQLPVGSESMLALAQIGTGAAAILRASPKRYRSVQVVLDNVMITEAAKRGGYYYRVDLNLPPDAFGRSQAIPIGTVGAFEISGAAHHGTPVRLRYRIRRAIFAGVASRIGLLSVSFVRVDGDQSPTGQVIGLGEVRLELSTEDNDA, encoded by the coding sequence ATGAGGCATGATCTGGTGGGCAGAAGACAATTTATGCAGCGGTCCGCGATGTTGCTCGGAACATCGACAATTTTTCCTAAAGTATTTGGTCAGACGACATTAATGGTTCGCCCGGAGTGGCAGGCGTTCAAGACGACGCCGCGCTATGATTCATTCCTGAGAGCGGTAAAGCTCATGAAAGCCAATACGCAGGCTACCGATCCAAACAGCTGGGCCTACTGGACAAATATTCACCTGAACCGATGCCCGCATTCCATTCCGTATTTTTTTGCATGGCACCGCGGCTACATCTATTATTTCGAGCGCCGGCTGCGTGCGGTTTGCGGCGATCCGCAACTCGTCCTGCCGTATTGGGATTATTATACGAACCCGACATTGCCGGCCGAGTTCACGAATCTATACGGCGGCAATCCACTTTACGAATCCCGGGTCAACAATAACGTCCGGCAAGCGCTGAGCATGGCGCCATTTTCTTCGAGCCTCACCAATTTCCCGACGAATAGTCCCAATGCATTCGAGCCCAGCTTCGAATCGGCACCCCATAATCTGGTCCACAACATCATCGGCGGTGTGATGTCGGATATGCTGTCGCCGACGGACCCGATTTTCTGGCTGCACCATGCCAATGTCGACAGATTCTGGGTGGCCTGGGTCCTCGCCGGCAACGGACGAAAGATGCCCGCCCTGAGCAGCGGTTACTGGTCCGGGTCGCATATCTACACGAGTACGCTGACGATGCCTCGGTCGTACACCTACAGCACGCGGACGACACTGGGATACCGCTACCAGAACGAGAGCTTCCCGACCGGGCTGCCGTTGGCCCGATCCGCGCTATCCACCCCGGATCTTGTACAGGCCGCGCCGAACGAACCCGCGAGAATGCAGCCGCCGCTCGGTTCGTTCAAGATATCGCCGACACGGGAGACGAGCGAGCAGACGTTCTCGATCAGCGGCGCGCTCGATGTCCACCTGGACGAGAGGTCAATCGGTGTGCAGTTGCCGGTGGGTTCGGAAAGCATGCTGGCCCTGGCGCAGATCGGGACCGGGGCCGCCGCCATCCTGCGCGCCAGTCCGAAACGCTATCGTTCCGTCCAGGTCGTCCTTGATAACGTGATGATCACCGAGGCCGCAAAGCGCGGAGGATACTACTACCGGGTCGACCTGAACCTCCCGCCGGACGCATTCGGCAGGTCGCAGGCCATTCCCATCGGTACCGTCGGCGCCTTCGAAATCAGCGGCGCAGCGCACCACGGGACACCTGTCCGGTTGCGTTACCGGATAAGGCGTGCCATATTTGCCGGGGTGGCGTCCAGGATTGGCCTGCTGTCCGTCTCGTTTGTACGGGTCGATGGTGACCAGAGTCCGACGGGCCAGGTCATCGGCCTCGGCGAAGTCCGGCTGGAACTCTCGACCGAGGACAACGACGCTTAG
- a CDS encoding DUF1565 domain-containing protein has translation MMTCTVASAADLYVSTAGKDTNAGTSSAAPLRTIQRAANLARPGYTVHVAPGTYAETVTSTVNGTSTARIRFVSDTKYGAILRPVGSAYTMWTARGGYTDIDGFQFNGYGSSTTRVGIYLNGGNSSVKNSWIHDVAMASGCDNRGGGGIVADQGRGSAYSNYDIIGNRVNNVGGGCGWIQGIYHSSSGKIMNNVVNGTSQGINMGHDDHNILVMNNTLFANAGYGVYFGGCKEAYNNGCPTRGIQIHNNIIYANGGGIQGPIASEDVGNSVANNLVYANRTNFDLASPSSATKTGIISADPQFVSYISNGGGNYRLKTTSPAISKGQTTYAPQTDFDGKARGARIDMGAYETNLY, from the coding sequence ATGATGACTTGTACCGTCGCCTCGGCCGCCGACCTTTATGTGTCGACCGCAGGCAAGGATACCAACGCAGGCACGTCGAGCGCCGCCCCGCTCCGTACCATCCAGCGCGCCGCCAACCTGGCACGACCCGGCTATACGGTCCACGTGGCGCCCGGCACCTACGCCGAGACCGTTACCTCGACCGTGAACGGCACCTCGACCGCGCGAATCCGCTTTGTCTCGGACACGAAGTACGGCGCGATCCTGCGTCCGGTCGGCAGCGCCTACACGATGTGGACCGCCAGGGGCGGCTATACCGACATCGACGGCTTCCAATTCAATGGCTACGGCAGCAGCACCACGCGCGTCGGCATCTATCTCAATGGCGGCAATTCATCGGTCAAGAACAGCTGGATCCACGACGTTGCGATGGCCTCCGGCTGCGACAACCGTGGCGGCGGCGGCATCGTCGCCGATCAGGGCCGCGGTTCGGCCTACAGCAACTATGACATCATCGGCAACAGGGTGAACAATGTCGGCGGTGGCTGCGGCTGGATTCAGGGCATCTACCACTCGTCGTCGGGCAAGATCATGAACAACGTGGTGAACGGCACCAGCCAGGGCATCAACATGGGCCATGACGACCACAACATTCTGGTCATGAACAACACCCTGTTCGCCAACGCCGGCTACGGCGTGTATTTCGGCGGCTGCAAGGAAGCCTATAACAATGGCTGCCCGACCCGCGGCATCCAGATCCACAACAACATCATTTATGCGAACGGCGGCGGCATCCAGGGCCCGATTGCGTCCGAAGACGTCGGCAACAGCGTCGCCAACAACCTGGTCTATGCGAACCGCACCAACTTCGACCTGGCCAGCCCGAGCAGCGCCACCAAAACCGGCATCATCAGCGCGGACCCGCAGTTCGTCAGCTATATCTCCAACGGTGGCGGCAACTACCGCCTGAAGACCACGTCCCCGGCCATCAGCAAGGGCCAGACCACCTACGCGCCCCAGACCGACTTCGACGGCAAGGCCCGCGGCGCCCGCATCGACATGGGCGCCTACGAGACCAACCTCTACTAA
- a CDS encoding methyltransferase domain-containing protein — protein MSWMEDQLFEKWHGLDCSGFIDRHELETSYSSALAHSRAYQAVTCVAIRELLDEARKTGIVFDHFIDLGSGKGKACFYAAAKYRFRRLIGVEFSAPLVRAAERNIMKFGVDNICFVNADAAGFSLPAGDNLVYLFNPFGEAILLEFLKNNMDKFRRSRSIIAYANDKHRLCLAKAGFVTLFRNQDSQSSLHQYPSH, from the coding sequence ATGAGCTGGATGGAGGACCAGCTATTCGAAAAATGGCACGGGCTCGACTGTAGCGGCTTTATCGACAGGCACGAACTCGAAACGAGCTATTCCTCGGCGCTCGCGCACTCACGGGCCTATCAGGCCGTTACCTGCGTGGCGATCCGGGAGCTGCTCGACGAGGCCAGGAAGACCGGTATCGTATTCGACCATTTCATCGATCTCGGCTCGGGCAAGGGAAAGGCGTGCTTTTATGCTGCCGCCAAATACCGGTTTCGACGGCTCATCGGCGTCGAGTTTTCGGCACCGCTGGTGCGAGCTGCAGAACGTAACATCATGAAGTTCGGCGTTGATAATATTTGCTTCGTCAACGCCGACGCAGCAGGTTTCTCCCTGCCTGCCGGAGACAACCTTGTCTACCTGTTCAACCCCTTCGGCGAGGCGATTCTCCTCGAATTCCTGAAGAATAATATGGACAAGTTCAGGCGCAGCCGGTCGATCATCGCCTACGCCAATGACAAGCACCGGCTTTGCCTCGCAAAAGCCGGTTTTGTCACGCTCTTCAGGAACCAGGACTCCCAGAGCTCGCTTCACCAATACCCATCTCATTGA
- a CDS encoding DUF3466 family protein, which translates to MFARRPHQAVLSLILLLAPLAAHADIRYVVTPIGPAGSMAAGINSSGQVVGSFTAGDTTHAFLYSGARFVDLGTLGGTYSRARGINDAGAVVGASADAADNTRAFVYANGAMTDIGTLGGNNSSAAAINNKGQVAGVADGPDGSYAFLYSPGTGMLSLGTLPDGVFSRAEGINNAGVAVGGSLAGATPLPQFHAFAYASGVMTDLGSLTGAFSVAQAINDSGIVVGWSNAGVNIDHAFVYAAGVMTDLGSLTGQGSSGAYDINSTGQVVGWSEVANKETRAILYEDGAMVDLDSLVDPASGWTIESAFAINDLQQIAAYGCNRGSCQALLLDAVSNVPEPRTDAMLLTGLVLLGLSLRGRGRPCPPASQRLNEMGIGEASSGSPGS; encoded by the coding sequence ATGTTCGCTCGCCGCCCCCATCAGGCAGTCCTGTCCCTCATCCTCCTGCTCGCTCCCCTGGCGGCACATGCCGACATCCGATACGTTGTGACCCCTATCGGCCCGGCCGGAAGCATGGCGGCCGGCATCAACAGCAGCGGTCAGGTCGTCGGATCCTTCACCGCTGGGGATACGACGCACGCTTTTCTTTACTCGGGCGCCCGCTTCGTCGACCTGGGCACGCTTGGTGGCACATATAGCCGCGCGCGCGGCATCAACGATGCGGGCGCCGTCGTCGGGGCGTCCGCCGACGCGGCCGATAATACCCGTGCGTTCGTCTACGCCAACGGCGCGATGACCGACATCGGCACGCTGGGTGGCAACAACAGCAGCGCTGCCGCCATCAACAACAAAGGCCAGGTGGCCGGCGTTGCCGACGGCCCTGACGGCAGCTACGCTTTCCTGTATTCGCCGGGCACAGGCATGCTCAGCCTCGGCACCCTCCCCGACGGCGTGTTCAGCCGTGCCGAAGGCATCAACAATGCCGGCGTCGCGGTTGGCGGATCGCTGGCAGGCGCCACTCCCCTGCCCCAGTTCCACGCCTTCGCATATGCCTCCGGCGTGATGACGGATCTGGGCTCGCTCACCGGCGCATTCAGCGTCGCGCAGGCCATCAACGACAGCGGCATCGTTGTCGGCTGGTCGAACGCGGGAGTCAATATCGATCACGCCTTCGTGTACGCCGCCGGCGTGATGACCGACCTCGGCTCCCTCACCGGCCAGGGATCGAGCGGCGCCTACGACATCAACAGCACCGGCCAGGTCGTCGGCTGGTCGGAAGTCGCCAACAAGGAAACCCGGGCGATTCTGTACGAGGATGGCGCGATGGTCGACCTGGACAGCCTGGTCGACCCGGCTTCGGGCTGGACGATCGAGTCCGCCTTTGCCATCAATGACCTGCAGCAGATTGCCGCTTATGGCTGCAACCGGGGTTCGTGCCAGGCGTTGTTGCTTGACGCCGTGTCGAACGTGCCTGAGCCGCGAACCGATGCGATGCTGCTGACTGGACTCGTGCTACTTGGCTTGAGCCTGCGTGGCAGGGGCCGGCCCTGCCCGCCGGCATCGCAGCGGCTCAATGAGATGGGTATTGGTGAAGCGAGCTCTGGGAGTCCTGGTTCCTGA
- a CDS encoding NAD-binding protein: protein MHPVQYGSLNTTGKLLLAQGTAIIVGIGRFGQIVTRILRARGYLTVVFDVNVEMIDTMTALGVKAFYGDGARPDLLDAAGLASTHLLVVALDDRECILSIVVRETFDSAVRAGRYSLEALGTPSDDAEQLIKAFVDADRQSMRSLAELHDPDIPPNKNAAYMAMLKELRSQETRKLDEVA from the coding sequence ATGCATCCGGTGCAGTATGGAAGCTTGAACACGACGGGAAAACTTTTGCTAGCCCAAGGTACGGCGATCATTGTCGGGATCGGTCGGTTCGGGCAAATCGTCACTCGGATTTTGCGCGCCAGAGGTTACTTAACCGTCGTATTCGATGTGAACGTGGAGATGATCGACACCATGACGGCGCTGGGCGTGAAAGCGTTTTATGGAGACGGCGCGCGGCCGGATTTACTGGACGCTGCCGGACTGGCGAGTACACATTTGCTTGTGGTTGCCCTCGACGATCGCGAATGCATACTTTCGATCGTCGTACGAGAAACCTTCGACAGCGCAGTCCGCGCTGGCCGCTACTCCCTGGAAGCCCTTGGCACCCCGTCGGACGATGCCGAGCAGCTGATAAAAGCCTTTGTTGACGCCGACCGGCAATCCATGCGCTCACTGGCTGAACTTCATGACCCAGATATTCCACCCAACAAAAATGCCGCCTATATGGCGATGCTGAAGGAGCTGCGCAGCCAAGAAACGCGGAAACTCGATGAGGTAGCATGA
- a CDS encoding NAD(P) transhydrogenase subunit alpha, whose product MEISHTIINLIIFVLAIYVGYHVVWTVTPALHTPLMAVTNAVSAIIIVGAMLAAGLTEGLTGQIAGTIAVALAAVNVFGGFLVTQRMLEMFKKKEPKAKPAPAAGDAVGVAKEAA is encoded by the coding sequence ATGGAAATCAGCCATACCATCATCAACCTGATCATTTTCGTGCTGGCGATCTACGTCGGCTACCACGTCGTGTGGACCGTCACGCCCGCGCTGCACACGCCGCTGATGGCGGTGACGAACGCCGTCTCCGCCATCATCATCGTCGGCGCCATGCTGGCGGCCGGCCTGACGGAAGGCCTGACGGGACAAATCGCCGGCACCATCGCCGTCGCGCTTGCGGCCGTCAACGTGTTCGGCGGCTTCCTCGTCACCCAGCGGATGCTGGAGATGTTCAAGAAGAAGGAACCGAAAGCGAAGCCGGCGCCGGCCGCCGGGGATGCCGTCGGCGTCGCGAAGGAGGCCGCATGA
- a CDS encoding Re/Si-specific NAD(P)(+) transhydrogenase subunit alpha translates to MRIGIPAETRLGETRVAATPETVKKLATKHQIVVEHNAGLHASVVDEAYVAAGAIIGTAADAFGADLVLKVRAPDAAERSLMKPNTVLVGMLNPFDTDNLAALAQQQITAFALEAAPRITRAQSMDVLSSQANIAGYKAVIMAANAYQRFMPMLMTAAGTVKAARVLIMGVGVAGLQAIATAKRLGAVIEASDVRPPVKEQVESLGAKFIDVPFLTDEEREIAKGVGGYARPMPADWMRRQAELVHERAKLADIVITTALIPGRKAPVLISEETVRAMKPGSVIVDMAIEQGGNCPLTELGKTVIKHGVTIIGEPNLPALVAADASALYARNVLDFLKLVIDNDGKLVIDREDEIVRATLVAIDGDALRKAA, encoded by the coding sequence ATGAGAATAGGGATACCGGCCGAAACAAGGTTGGGGGAGACCCGCGTCGCAGCAACGCCAGAGACTGTCAAAAAGCTGGCGACGAAACATCAGATTGTTGTGGAACACAACGCTGGTCTGCATGCATCGGTCGTCGACGAGGCGTACGTGGCCGCCGGCGCCATCATCGGTACCGCTGCCGATGCCTTCGGTGCCGACCTGGTGCTCAAGGTGCGGGCACCCGACGCGGCCGAGCGGTCGCTGATGAAGCCGAACACCGTGCTTGTCGGCATGCTCAATCCGTTCGATACCGACAACCTCGCCGCGCTGGCGCAGCAGCAGATCACCGCGTTCGCGCTCGAGGCCGCGCCCCGCATCACGCGCGCGCAATCGATGGACGTGCTGTCGTCGCAGGCCAACATCGCCGGCTACAAGGCCGTGATCATGGCGGCGAATGCTTACCAGCGCTTCATGCCGATGCTGATGACGGCCGCCGGTACCGTGAAAGCGGCGCGCGTGCTGATCATGGGTGTGGGCGTCGCCGGCCTGCAGGCCATCGCGACCGCCAAGCGCCTGGGCGCCGTCATCGAGGCGTCCGACGTGCGGCCTCCCGTGAAGGAACAGGTGGAATCGCTGGGCGCGAAGTTCATCGACGTGCCGTTCCTCACGGACGAGGAACGCGAGATCGCCAAAGGCGTGGGCGGCTACGCCCGCCCGATGCCCGCGGACTGGATGCGGCGCCAGGCGGAACTCGTGCACGAGCGCGCGAAGCTCGCGGACATCGTCATCACGACCGCGCTGATCCCCGGCCGCAAGGCGCCCGTTCTGATCTCGGAAGAGACGGTGCGCGCCATGAAACCGGGCTCCGTGATCGTCGACATGGCCATCGAGCAGGGCGGCAACTGCCCGCTGACGGAGCTGGGCAAGACGGTGATCAAGCATGGCGTGACGATCATCGGCGAACCGAACCTGCCGGCGCTCGTGGCGGCCGACGCGTCGGCCCTGTACGCCCGCAACGTGCTGGACTTTTTGAAACTCGTGATCGACAACGACGGGAAGCTCGTCATCGACCGCGAGGACGAGATCGTGCGCGCGACCCTCGTCGCCATCGACGGCGACGCACTGCGCAAAGCGGCTTAG
- a CDS encoding FAD binding domain-containing protein: MRAFTYQRAGSPAEAAAALAKVPGARFIAGGTNLLDLMKLEIETPPHLVDVNGLGLDKIEATPDGSLRIGALVRNTDLAADARVRRDYAVLSRALLAGASGQLRNKATTAGNLLQRTRCPYFYDTNQACNKREPGTGCSAIGGYTRGHAIVGQSDACIATHPSDMAVAMQLLDGKVETVRPNGSTRVIPIADFYRLPGNTPHIETTLAAGELITAVTLPRPLGGKHFYHKVRDRASYAFALVSVAAVVQRDGTGRVALGGVAHRPWRVLAAEQVMQRGGKAVTDQLLANARTTSDNAFKVPLVERTLSAILVSARTS; encoded by the coding sequence ATGAGGGCATTTACTTATCAACGCGCGGGTTCTCCAGCCGAAGCAGCCGCTGCCTTAGCCAAAGTACCGGGCGCCCGCTTCATCGCTGGAGGTACGAACTTGCTCGACCTGATGAAACTCGAGATCGAGACACCACCGCACCTGGTCGACGTGAATGGCCTAGGCCTGGACAAGATCGAAGCAACACCCGACGGCAGCCTGCGCATCGGCGCGCTCGTGCGTAATACCGATCTGGCGGCGGATGCGCGTGTACGTCGCGACTATGCAGTGCTGTCGCGCGCGCTTCTGGCCGGTGCCTCCGGCCAGTTGCGCAACAAGGCAACGACAGCCGGCAATCTGCTGCAGCGTACACGCTGTCCCTATTTCTACGACACCAACCAGGCTTGCAACAAGCGCGAACCGGGCACGGGTTGCTCGGCCATCGGCGGCTATACCCGTGGTCACGCGATCGTCGGTCAGAGCGACGCCTGTATCGCCACCCATCCGAGTGACATGGCGGTGGCGATGCAACTGCTGGATGGGAAAGTCGAGACGGTGCGTCCGAATGGTAGCACCCGCGTGATCCCGATCGCCGACTTCTATCGCCTGCCAGGAAACACGCCGCATATCGAAACCACGCTTGCGGCAGGTGAGCTCATCACCGCGGTCACGCTTCCGCGGCCGCTCGGCGGCAAGCACTTTTATCATAAGGTTCGTGACCGCGCCTCGTATGCGTTTGCCCTGGTGTCGGTCGCTGCGGTGGTGCAGCGGGATGGTACGGGCCGCGTCGCGCTGGGGGGTGTCGCGCATCGGCCATGGCGTGTCCTGGCGGCGGAGCAGGTCATGCAACGGGGCGGCAAGGCAGTCACGGATCAGTTGCTTGCAAATGCGCGGACGACCAGCGACAACGCATTCAAGGTCCCGCTTGTCGAGCGTACGCTCAGTGCAATACTGGTGTCCGCACGTACGAGCTGA